A stretch of Acidimicrobiales bacterium DNA encodes these proteins:
- the yaaA gene encoding peroxide stress protein YaaA, whose protein sequence is MLIVVSPAKSLDFESKLPTKKYSEPRLLDGAEELVDVMSDKSPDEISEMMSVSESLGELNHERFQDFETPFTPDNARPAVLAFTGDVYMGMQAATFSERDFTHAQKVLRILSGLYGVLRPLDLMQPYRLEMGSRVTTKRGKDLYSFWGDTITNLINADLAESPGSQALINLASNEYFNAVVAEKLDGRLVSPVFLDAKDDAEPKIISFFAKRARGTMSGWIIRNRIKSPRALLDFSEDGYRYDPERSQTDRPVFVRRTES, encoded by the coding sequence GTGCTGATCGTCGTCTCCCCCGCCAAGTCGCTCGACTTCGAATCGAAGCTGCCCACCAAGAAGTACTCGGAACCCCGCCTGCTCGACGGCGCCGAAGAGCTCGTCGACGTGATGTCCGACAAGTCGCCGGACGAGATCTCCGAGATGATGAGCGTCTCCGAGTCGCTCGGTGAGCTGAACCACGAACGGTTCCAGGACTTCGAGACACCCTTCACGCCCGACAATGCCCGTCCCGCGGTGCTCGCCTTCACGGGCGACGTCTACATGGGGATGCAGGCGGCCACGTTCAGCGAGCGCGACTTCACCCACGCCCAGAAGGTGCTGCGCATCCTGTCCGGGCTCTACGGCGTGCTGCGGCCACTCGATCTCATGCAGCCCTATCGGCTCGAAATGGGGTCACGGGTCACCACCAAGCGGGGCAAGGACCTCTACTCGTTCTGGGGCGACACGATCACGAACCTGATCAACGCCGACCTCGCCGAGTCACCCGGCTCGCAGGCGCTCATCAACCTCGCGTCCAACGAGTACTTCAACGCGGTCGTCGCCGAGAAGCTCGACGGCCGCCTGGTCAGCCCGGTCTTCCTCGATGCCAAGGACGACGCCGAGCCCAAGATCATCAGCTTCTTCGCCAAGCGGGCCCGCGGCACGATGAGCGGCTGGATCATCCGCAACCGGATCAAGTCCCCCCGGGCGCTCCTCGACTTCTCCGAGGACGGCTATCGCTACGACCCCGAGCGCAGCCAGACCGACCGCCCCGTCTTCGTGCGCCGCACCGAGTCCTGA
- a CDS encoding SDR family oxidoreductase has product MGDQLAGRRVLVVGASSGIGAALAKAVVAAGGDVTVSARRADALDALVENMGGGHAVAGDAAVRADAERVAATAAERMGGIDLFVYVAGYGPLQRIAECDPDLWSDVYRVNVCGANLAAGAALAHMDRDGICAFVSSRTVEDAHPMFGAYSSTKAALDQCIRVWRHEYPDQRFIRVVMGNCGPTDFANHMNLELIGEALTRWGELAIPGGMMDVDDVGASLAESLAVALDHPDIDSSEIKLDARPENGAVLGPS; this is encoded by the coding sequence ATGGGAGATCAGTTGGCAGGACGGCGCGTACTCGTGGTCGGGGCGTCTTCGGGAATCGGTGCGGCGCTCGCCAAGGCCGTGGTCGCGGCGGGTGGTGACGTCACCGTCTCGGCTCGTCGGGCCGACGCGCTCGATGCGCTCGTGGAGAACATGGGCGGCGGCCACGCGGTCGCCGGTGATGCCGCGGTGCGGGCGGACGCGGAACGAGTGGCGGCGACCGCCGCCGAGCGGATGGGCGGGATCGATCTGTTCGTCTATGTCGCCGGCTACGGACCGCTCCAGCGCATCGCGGAATGCGACCCGGATCTCTGGTCCGACGTGTACCGGGTGAACGTGTGCGGCGCGAACCTCGCGGCCGGTGCCGCGTTGGCGCACATGGACCGCGACGGTATCTGCGCGTTCGTCTCCTCGCGGACGGTGGAGGACGCCCACCCGATGTTCGGGGCCTACTCGTCGACGAAGGCGGCGCTCGACCAGTGCATTCGTGTGTGGCGCCACGAGTACCCCGACCAGCGCTTCATCCGCGTCGTGATGGGCAACTGTGGCCCGACCGACTTCGCCAACCACATGAACCTCGAACTCATCGGCGAAGCGCTCACCCGATGGGGTGAACTCGCGATTCCGGGCGGGATGATGGACGTCGACGACGTCGGCGCGAGCCTGGCGGAGTCACTCGCCGTCGCCCTCGATCACCCCGACATCGACAGCAGCGAGATCAAGCTCGACGCCCGCCCCGAGAACGGCGCCGTCCTCGGCCCGTCCTGA
- a CDS encoding FAD-binding oxidoreductase, whose protein sequence is MTAAQLIDQLSLGADQVLTGGDISEDYTHDECVNVDGVMPAVVLKPTSTAEVSQILTLANELRVPVTARGAGTGLSGGAVPEPDGILLSFERMADVIEVDPANHVAVVQPGVTLGQLDEALAPHGLVYPILPGEESASLGGNVATNAGGMRAVKYGVTRHQVLGIEAVLPTGEVIRSGGKYVKFTTGYDIGQLIIGSEGTLAVVTEATLKVVPRLEHKATVLAPFETLAEVTEAVPGILQAGLVPLMLEYVDAMAMQATSESIGLDLGMPDDIKEKALAYLLVVLESAEDDRLQADIERAGELVSEAGAMDVYVLPSAAGAQVLEAREKAFWVAKEHGANDIIDVVVPRASIPDYLDTVGALAVEHEAWVAGAGHAGDGNVHLSVFQGDEEKRSALMTAILAAGMELGGTISAEHGIGIAKRDYVRKLEDPAKLALMQRIKDAFDPNGILNPGKVF, encoded by the coding sequence ATGACCGCCGCACAGCTCATCGACCAGCTCTCGCTCGGCGCCGACCAGGTACTCACCGGCGGCGACATCTCCGAGGACTACACCCACGACGAGTGCGTGAACGTCGACGGTGTCATGCCCGCGGTGGTGCTCAAGCCCACGTCGACCGCCGAGGTCAGCCAGATCCTCACGTTGGCGAACGAGCTGCGGGTGCCGGTCACCGCACGCGGCGCGGGCACCGGGCTGTCCGGCGGAGCGGTGCCCGAGCCCGACGGCATCCTGCTCAGCTTCGAGCGCATGGCGGACGTCATCGAGGTCGACCCGGCCAACCATGTCGCCGTCGTGCAGCCCGGCGTCACCCTCGGTCAACTCGACGAGGCACTGGCGCCGCACGGCCTCGTCTACCCGATCCTGCCCGGCGAGGAATCGGCGTCGCTCGGCGGCAACGTCGCCACGAACGCAGGTGGGATGCGGGCCGTGAAGTACGGCGTCACCCGCCATCAGGTCCTCGGGATCGAGGCCGTGCTCCCGACCGGCGAGGTCATCCGGTCCGGTGGCAAGTACGTGAAGTTCACGACCGGCTACGACATCGGCCAGCTCATCATCGGCTCCGAGGGCACCCTCGCGGTGGTGACCGAGGCCACGCTCAAGGTCGTACCCCGGCTCGAACACAAGGCCACGGTGCTCGCACCGTTCGAGACGCTCGCCGAGGTCACCGAGGCCGTCCCCGGGATCCTCCAGGCGGGGCTCGTACCGCTGATGCTCGAGTACGTCGACGCAATGGCGATGCAGGCGACGTCGGAATCGATCGGCCTCGATCTCGGGATGCCCGACGACATCAAGGAGAAGGCGCTCGCCTACCTGCTCGTCGTGCTGGAGTCCGCCGAGGACGACCGCCTCCAGGCCGACATCGAGCGGGCCGGCGAGCTGGTGAGCGAAGCCGGCGCGATGGACGTCTACGTCCTCCCCTCGGCCGCCGGCGCGCAGGTGCTCGAGGCACGCGAGAAGGCGTTCTGGGTCGCGAAGGAGCACGGCGCCAACGACATCATCGACGTCGTCGTCCCGAGAGCCTCGATCCCGGACTATCTCGACACGGTCGGCGCGCTGGCGGTCGAGCACGAGGCGTGGGTCGCCGGGGCCGGGCACGCGGGCGACGGCAACGTCCACCTCTCCGTCTTCCAGGGCGACGAGGAGAAACGGTCGGCGTTGATGACGGCGATCCTCGCCGCGGGCATGGAGCTCGGCGGCACCATCTCGGCCGAGCACGGGATCGGGATCGCCAAGCGGGACTACGTCCGCAAGCTCGAGGACCCGGCGAAGCTCGCCCTGATGCAACGGATCAAGGACGCGTTCGACCCGAACGGCATCCTCAACCCCGGCAAGGTCTTCTGA
- a CDS encoding Lrp/AsnC family transcriptional regulator produces MSELDEIDRRMIDELRRDGRRSIPALAERLGIARATAYTRFDRLVDDGVIRGFTAIVDPERCGLHVAALVMVNVAQENWRDAQTQLAEMPSVEWVGLATGPFDILLRVRCRDLAELRDVVLVQLHAVPSVTAAQTVVLLDEPAVAGPGPIASSLEA; encoded by the coding sequence ATGAGCGAGCTGGACGAGATCGATCGCCGGATGATCGACGAGCTCCGCCGTGACGGCCGTCGGTCGATCCCGGCCCTCGCCGAACGACTGGGCATCGCCCGGGCCACGGCCTACACCCGCTTCGACCGCCTCGTCGACGACGGCGTGATCCGCGGGTTCACGGCGATTGTCGACCCCGAGCGGTGCGGTCTCCACGTCGCCGCGCTCGTGATGGTGAACGTCGCACAGGAGAACTGGCGCGACGCCCAGACCCAGCTGGCGGAGATGCCGAGCGTGGAGTGGGTCGGTCTCGCGACGGGCCCGTTCGACATCCTGCTGCGGGTGCGGTGCCGTGACCTCGCCGAGCTGCGCGACGTCGTGCTCGTACAGCTCCACGCCGTTCCGTCGGTCACCGCCGCGCAGACGGTCGTGCTGCTCGACGAGCCGGCGGTCGCCGGCCCTGGACCGATCGCGAGCTCCCTGGAAGCATGA
- the hppD gene encoding 4-hydroxyphenylpyruvate dioxygenase: MTMTATNATAPAARLQGWDSIEMWVGNARATAGFLSAAFGFSITAYAGPETGVADRASYLLEQGAVRIVVTAGLDPESEIWTHVRAHGDGAHDLAFVVDDTEATFAAAVARGARPVREPYVLEDEHGVLRLSAVGTYGETKHTFVDRRDYRGAYCPGFSSTGVPVSHGLPEVGLTAVDHVVGNVEKGRLDEWVAFYEEVMGFTQLRHFDESQIATRYSALRSTVVTNGHGVVMPLNEPADGLKRSQIQEYLDTYRGPGVQHIAMATDDIISTIAALRQRGVRFLEANDDYFADVRVRLDHLDLPWDALQQLGILVDDEPDGHLLQLFTEPVTDRPTLFFEIIQRGGAVGFGEGNFKALFESIEREQQRRGNLD, from the coding sequence ATGACGATGACCGCGACGAACGCCACAGCGCCGGCCGCCCGCCTCCAGGGGTGGGACTCGATCGAGATGTGGGTCGGGAACGCGCGGGCCACCGCCGGTTTCCTCAGTGCGGCGTTCGGCTTTTCGATCACCGCCTACGCGGGCCCGGAGACCGGTGTCGCCGATCGGGCGTCCTACCTCCTGGAGCAGGGTGCGGTGCGCATCGTCGTCACGGCCGGGCTCGACCCCGAGTCCGAGATCTGGACCCACGTGCGCGCCCATGGTGACGGCGCCCACGACCTCGCCTTCGTCGTGGACGACACCGAGGCGACCTTCGCGGCGGCCGTCGCCCGCGGTGCCCGCCCGGTGCGCGAGCCCTACGTCCTCGAGGACGAGCACGGAGTGCTGCGGCTCTCCGCCGTGGGCACCTACGGCGAGACGAAGCACACCTTCGTCGACCGGCGCGACTACCGGGGCGCGTACTGCCCGGGGTTCTCGTCCACCGGGGTACCCGTCTCGCACGGGTTGCCCGAGGTCGGGCTCACCGCGGTGGACCATGTGGTCGGCAACGTCGAGAAGGGTCGCCTGGACGAATGGGTCGCGTTCTACGAGGAGGTCATGGGGTTCACCCAGCTGCGCCACTTCGACGAGTCGCAGATCGCCACCCGCTACTCGGCGTTGCGGTCGACGGTCGTCACGAACGGCCACGGCGTGGTGATGCCGCTCAACGAACCGGCCGACGGACTGAAGCGGAGCCAGATCCAGGAGTACCTCGACACCTACCGCGGGCCCGGCGTGCAGCACATCGCCATGGCCACGGACGACATCATCTCGACGATCGCCGCCCTGCGTCAGCGCGGCGTGCGCTTCCTCGAGGCCAACGACGACTACTTCGCCGACGTGCGGGTGCGGCTCGACCATCTCGACCTGCCGTGGGATGCGCTCCAGCAGCTCGGCATCCTCGTCGACGACGAACCGGACGGACATCTGCTCCAGCTCTTCACCGAACCGGTGACCGACCGGCCGACCCTCTTCTTCGAGATCATCCAACGAGGCGGGGCGGTGGGCTTCGGCGAGGGCAACTTCAAGGCGCTGTTCGAGTCGATCGAGCGTGAGCAGCAGCGCCGGGGCAACCTTGACTGA
- a CDS encoding homogentisate 1,2-dioxygenase, with protein sequence MPHYQRVGHVPAKRHVDHRDADGERLAEELIGRHGFSGESTLMYHRRSPSAVTAIRPAPEVEPVTASVEVPLRPHHLRPSELVAPAGGADPVLGRRALLRNADVTLAWVAADTDSALTRSVIGDEIVFVQQGSAVLESVVGPLAVGPGDYVVVPSGITHRWADVADLRALVIATTGVVSVPDRYLSPQGQFLEHAPFCERDLRVPNEPMQCEGEDVDVLVRSVGGGTWHTHAHHPFDVVGWDGCVYPWALNIRDFEPIVGSIHQPPPVHQTFAAPGIVVCSFVPRPFDFHPEAIKVPYHHANVDSDEVLFYADGDFMSRRGSGIGRESISFHPAGFVHGPQPGSVEASVDVERTEETAVMVDTFRPLEMTDAARSVSDPDYPSTWS encoded by the coding sequence GTGCCGCACTACCAACGAGTCGGCCACGTCCCGGCGAAGCGCCATGTCGACCATCGCGACGCGGACGGCGAGCGGCTGGCAGAGGAGCTGATCGGCCGCCACGGGTTCTCCGGCGAGTCGACGCTGATGTACCACCGGCGTTCGCCCTCGGCGGTGACGGCGATCCGGCCCGCGCCCGAGGTCGAGCCCGTGACGGCGTCGGTCGAGGTGCCGCTTCGGCCCCATCATCTCCGGCCCTCCGAGCTCGTCGCGCCCGCGGGCGGGGCCGATCCCGTGCTCGGGCGCCGAGCGCTGCTGCGCAATGCGGACGTGACCCTCGCGTGGGTCGCGGCGGACACCGACAGCGCCCTCACCCGGTCGGTGATCGGCGACGAGATCGTCTTCGTGCAGCAGGGCTCTGCTGTGCTGGAGTCGGTCGTCGGCCCGCTCGCCGTCGGGCCCGGCGACTATGTCGTCGTGCCGTCCGGCATCACCCATCGCTGGGCTGACGTCGCCGACCTGCGGGCGTTGGTGATCGCCACGACCGGGGTCGTCTCGGTGCCGGACCGGTACCTGTCCCCCCAGGGCCAGTTCCTCGAACACGCACCGTTCTGCGAGCGCGACCTGCGGGTGCCGAACGAGCCGATGCAATGCGAGGGCGAGGACGTGGACGTGCTCGTGCGCTCGGTCGGGGGCGGCACGTGGCACACCCACGCGCACCACCCGTTCGATGTTGTCGGCTGGGACGGTTGCGTCTACCCGTGGGCGCTGAACATCCGCGACTTCGAGCCGATCGTCGGCAGCATCCACCAGCCGCCACCGGTCCACCAGACCTTCGCGGCCCCCGGCATCGTGGTGTGCTCGTTCGTCCCCCGACCCTTCGACTTCCATCCCGAAGCCATCAAGGTGCCGTACCACCACGCCAACGTCGACAGCGACGAGGTGCTGTTCTACGCGGACGGCGACTTCATGAGCCGACGGGGTTCGGGGATCGGCCGGGAGTCGATCTCGTTCCACCCGGCCGGCTTCGTCCACGGGCCGCAACCCGGCAGCGTCGAGGCGTCGGTCGACGTCGAGCGCACCGAGGAGACGGCGGTCATGGTCGACACCTTCCGACCGCTCGAGATGACCGACGCGGCGCGGTCGGTGTCCGACCCCGACTATCCGTCGACCTGGAGCTGA
- a CDS encoding amidohydrolase family protein, whose amino-acid sequence MAYAPPGRKFYDADSHIMELPRFLLDHADPDVAAELQPVSYHTSIVTDDEVAVLVEQGGHTPEHVEAQVAMGDQLIAESKEIQALGAFDREERSTAMDMLGFAKQLVFATHSVKPIFHPSETMSPRLRYGATRAHNRAMGEFCAEDDRLMGVGVVPLHDVDEAITELDFALDAGLEAIWVPHGLVGDRSPGHVDLHPFWARLAESGTPFVLHVGGAPLQLDPGWANNGRAAAKDWLGGGENVRARDYAVMHHAPETWVSMMLIDGVFEAFPDLRGAAVELGAGWVPSMLDRLDRLIRSWSKVDKYLAEIERTATETLRSQMGFTPFVFEDVGRLIDETHDDLYLFSSDYPHTEGGRDPIGRFETSLGDRSEATRDRFYTENFLKLWPEARVA is encoded by the coding sequence ATGGCCTATGCACCGCCCGGTCGGAAGTTCTACGACGCCGACAGCCACATCATGGAGCTGCCACGGTTCCTGCTCGACCACGCGGATCCCGACGTCGCCGCCGAGCTCCAGCCGGTCAGCTACCACACGTCCATCGTCACCGACGACGAGGTCGCGGTGCTCGTGGAGCAGGGCGGCCACACGCCCGAGCACGTCGAGGCGCAGGTCGCGATGGGCGATCAGCTGATCGCCGAGTCGAAGGAGATCCAGGCGCTGGGGGCCTTCGACCGCGAGGAGCGCTCGACCGCGATGGACATGCTCGGGTTCGCCAAGCAACTGGTGTTCGCGACGCACAGCGTCAAGCCGATCTTCCACCCGAGCGAGACCATGTCCCCCCGCCTCCGCTACGGCGCCACCCGCGCCCACAACCGGGCGATGGGTGAGTTCTGCGCCGAGGACGACCGACTCATGGGCGTCGGGGTCGTGCCCCTCCACGACGTCGACGAGGCCATCACCGAACTCGACTTCGCGCTCGACGCCGGCCTCGAGGCCATCTGGGTGCCGCACGGCCTCGTCGGCGACCGGTCGCCCGGTCATGTCGACCTGCATCCGTTCTGGGCGCGACTCGCCGAGAGCGGCACGCCGTTCGTCCTCCACGTCGGCGGCGCGCCACTCCAGCTCGATCCCGGGTGGGCGAACAACGGTCGTGCCGCGGCGAAGGACTGGCTCGGCGGCGGCGAGAACGTGCGGGCCCGGGACTACGCGGTCATGCACCACGCGCCGGAGACCTGGGTGTCGATGATGCTGATCGACGGCGTGTTCGAGGCGTTCCCGGACCTGCGGGGCGCCGCGGTCGAACTCGGCGCGGGCTGGGTGCCGTCGATGCTCGACCGCCTCGACCGGCTGATCCGCAGCTGGAGCAAGGTCGACAAGTACCTGGCCGAGATCGAACGCACCGCAACCGAGACCCTGCGCTCCCAGATGGGGTTCACACCGTTCGTCTTCGAGGACGTCGGGCGGCTCATCGACGAGACCCACGACGACCTCTACCTGTTCTCCAGCGACTACCCCCACACCGAGGGCGGCCGAGACCCGATCGGCCGGTTCGAGACGAGCCTCGGCGACCGCAGCGAAGCCACGCGGGACCGCTTCTACACCGAGAACTTCCTCAAGCTCTGGCCCGAGGCCCGGGTCGCCTGA
- the ppc gene encoding phosphoenolpyruvate carboxylase: MGPATEKPATEKSNDEPLDALDAELRGDIRRLGAQLGDALVRQHGQQLLDRVEGVRAIARELRRDHASTKELADVLGDVGLVDAIHLVRAFTVYFHLANTAEQVHRIDELKSARAQDRRFPETVARLQALGHDDQAILDAARTLDLRPVFTAHPTEASRRSILDKLAEIAALIEERGDVRASDTDRRRIDRRVDELVDAIWLTDELRRAQPTPEDEARSILYFLGEMVVDGLPELLADVDVALGDLGGGIDARVPIRFGSWVGGDRDGNPNVTPDTTTGVLEFQRSRALRILIAEIEDLSAELSVGTAVTGISEDLAAQLEVDHETFPTVTARFRALSAGEPYRQRCAVMHERLLRAVGDAPGPLAYQRPSELLADIDQMAESLAANGGELLARGRVARVRRIVDTIGFHLATLDIRQHARILHEALAERFAPLDVDYASLSRDERTALLADELDSRRPLAPPTSDASPTIELFDVIRHGLDRAGDEVIKSVIVSMTEGVDDVLAPAVLAREVGLVDIPGGVARVGFVPLFETIGDLRACGDVLRELLAVPAYRRLVELRGDVQEVMVGYSDSNKDGGITTSQWEIHKALREIAAVSDETGVRVMVFHGRGGTVGRGGGPTNAAILGQPAGSVNGSMKITEQGEVIADKYGLPRLAQRNLDLALSAVLEATVDHRSPRHDRATVGAWNDVMELMSESAFGAYRAFLERPGLVEYFTTSTPVEELAEMNIGSRPARRTTTGAGLDGLRAIPWVFGWTQSRQIIPGWFGVGTALATARDAGHGDRLSEMFAEWQFFGTFLSNVEMTLAKTDLAIARNYVDRLVDPSLHHLFDEVVAEHDRTVAELGALTGQDLLGALPVLQRTLAVRDVYLDPINLLQVELLARSRAADPDSPDAARLQRALLLTVNGVAAGLRNTG; the protein is encoded by the coding sequence ATGGGCCCTGCCACCGAGAAGCCTGCCACCGAGAAGTCGAACGATGAGCCGCTCGACGCGCTCGACGCCGAGCTGCGGGGCGACATCCGGCGGCTGGGCGCCCAGCTCGGCGACGCGCTCGTCCGCCAGCACGGACAGCAGCTGCTCGACCGGGTGGAGGGGGTGCGGGCGATCGCCCGTGAGCTGCGCCGGGATCACGCGTCCACCAAGGAACTGGCGGATGTGCTCGGCGACGTCGGGCTCGTCGACGCGATCCATCTCGTGCGGGCCTTCACCGTCTACTTCCATCTCGCCAACACCGCCGAGCAGGTCCATCGCATCGACGAGCTGAAGTCGGCACGGGCCCAGGACCGGCGCTTCCCCGAGACGGTCGCCCGGCTGCAGGCGCTCGGCCACGACGATCAGGCGATCCTCGACGCGGCGCGCACGCTCGACCTCCGTCCCGTCTTCACCGCGCACCCGACCGAGGCGTCGCGCCGCTCGATCCTCGACAAGCTGGCGGAGATCGCCGCGCTGATCGAGGAACGGGGGGACGTACGGGCCAGCGACACCGATCGGCGGCGGATCGATCGTCGTGTGGACGAACTCGTCGACGCGATCTGGCTCACCGACGAGCTCCGCCGCGCCCAGCCGACGCCGGAGGACGAAGCCCGTTCGATTCTCTACTTCCTCGGCGAGATGGTGGTCGACGGGTTGCCGGAGCTGCTCGCCGACGTGGACGTGGCGCTCGGCGACCTCGGGGGCGGCATCGATGCACGCGTGCCGATCCGTTTCGGCTCGTGGGTCGGCGGCGATCGCGACGGGAACCCGAACGTCACGCCCGACACCACGACCGGCGTGTTGGAGTTCCAGCGCAGTCGTGCGCTGCGCATCCTCATCGCCGAGATCGAGGACCTGTCCGCCGAGCTCTCGGTGGGGACGGCCGTCACCGGGATCAGCGAGGACCTCGCCGCCCAGCTCGAGGTCGACCACGAGACGTTCCCGACGGTGACGGCGCGCTTTCGGGCCCTCAGCGCGGGCGAGCCCTACCGCCAGCGGTGCGCGGTGATGCACGAGCGGCTGCTCCGCGCCGTCGGCGACGCGCCGGGCCCGCTCGCGTACCAGCGGCCGAGCGAACTGCTCGCCGACATCGACCAGATGGCCGAATCGCTGGCCGCCAACGGCGGGGAACTGCTCGCTCGCGGCCGCGTGGCTCGCGTGCGGCGGATCGTCGACACGATCGGCTTTCATCTGGCGACCCTCGACATCCGCCAGCACGCCCGCATCCTCCATGAAGCGCTGGCCGAGCGGTTCGCCCCGCTGGACGTCGACTACGCGTCTCTGAGCCGGGACGAACGGACCGCCCTACTCGCGGACGAGCTCGACAGCCGTCGTCCGTTGGCGCCTCCGACCTCGGATGCGTCGCCCACGATCGAGCTGTTCGACGTGATCCGGCACGGCCTCGACCGCGCCGGCGACGAGGTCATCAAGAGCGTGATCGTGTCGATGACCGAGGGCGTCGACGACGTGCTCGCCCCGGCGGTGCTGGCGCGGGAGGTCGGCCTCGTGGACATCCCGGGCGGTGTTGCCCGGGTCGGATTCGTCCCCCTCTTCGAGACGATCGGCGATCTCCGGGCCTGTGGCGACGTGCTCCGCGAGCTGCTCGCCGTGCCCGCGTATCGCCGTCTGGTCGAGCTGCGCGGCGATGTTCAGGAGGTGATGGTCGGCTACTCGGATTCCAACAAGGACGGCGGCATCACCACCTCGCAGTGGGAGATCCACAAGGCGTTGCGGGAGATCGCCGCCGTCTCCGACGAGACCGGTGTGCGGGTCATGGTGTTCCACGGCCGGGGTGGCACGGTCGGCCGTGGCGGCGGCCCGACCAATGCGGCGATCCTCGGCCAGCCGGCCGGTTCGGTCAACGGGTCGATGAAGATCACCGAGCAGGGCGAGGTGATCGCCGACAAGTACGGCCTTCCCCGGCTCGCCCAGCGCAACCTGGACCTCGCACTGTCGGCGGTACTCGAAGCGACGGTCGATCATCGCTCTCCCCGCCACGACAGGGCGACGGTCGGCGCATGGAACGACGTGATGGAGCTGATGTCCGAGTCGGCGTTCGGCGCGTATCGGGCGTTCCTCGAACGGCCCGGACTCGTCGAGTACTTCACCACCTCCACGCCGGTGGAGGAGCTGGCCGAGATGAACATCGGTTCCCGGCCGGCCCGGCGGACGACGACCGGGGCAGGGCTCGACGGGCTCCGTGCCATCCCGTGGGTGTTCGGTTGGACGCAATCGCGACAGATCATCCCCGGGTGGTTCGGCGTGGGCACCGCCCTCGCCACCGCTCGCGACGCCGGCCACGGCGACCGCCTGTCGGAGATGTTCGCCGAGTGGCAGTTCTTCGGCACGTTCCTGTCGAACGTGGAGATGACGCTCGCGAAGACCGACCTGGCGATCGCCCGCAACTATGTCGACCGGCTGGTCGATCCGTCGCTGCATCACCTCTTCGACGAGGTGGTGGCGGAGCACGACCGAACGGTCGCCGAACTCGGTGCGCTGACCGGCCAGGACCTGCTCGGCGCCCTTCCGGTCCTGCAACGCACGCTCGCCGTGCGCGACGTCTACCTCGACCCGATCAACCTGCTCCAGGTCGAGCTGCTGGCCCGCAGCCGCGCCGCGGACCCCGACAGCCCCGATGCCGCCCGCCTCCAGCGAGCCCTGCTTCTCACCGTCAACGGCGTCGCCGCCGGTCTCCGCAACACCGGCTGA
- a CDS encoding carbon-nitrogen hydrolase family protein: MSLIPERYADYETTCTIGVVNFTSVRGDKAATLAKIEANIREAGTQGIDILVFPEEALVGLGGCSACRQGAEHCDYHHDLAETVPGPSTERIAALCAEHDLYVSVGMVERDPDDPEILYNAAAFVGPEGIQGTYRKVHLGSLPWVTEGVTFRNGTEVPVFETRYGPVGLQICYDFWFNPELTRILCAKGARIILNSCGTFAGPGKLDYMTQTTCVRAQENLAYVASSNHVGGEDVGSSSYAAGNVDGGRAADMLGHSTIAGPAFPRFSRVLAQAGGDGEEIVAATVSFEQLHRWEPIFPWRDWRATHQQGVSQLIADEFAKLAT; the protein is encoded by the coding sequence ATGAGCCTCATCCCCGAGCGCTACGCCGACTACGAGACGACCTGCACCATCGGCGTCGTCAACTTCACCAGTGTCCGCGGCGACAAGGCGGCGACGCTCGCCAAGATCGAGGCGAACATCCGCGAGGCCGGTACCCAGGGCATCGACATCCTCGTGTTCCCGGAGGAAGCCCTCGTCGGGCTCGGCGGTTGCAGCGCCTGCCGACAGGGCGCCGAGCACTGCGACTACCACCACGACCTGGCCGAGACGGTGCCCGGACCCTCCACCGAGCGGATCGCCGCCCTGTGCGCCGAACACGATCTGTACGTGTCGGTCGGCATGGTCGAACGTGACCCCGATGACCCGGAGATCCTCTACAACGCAGCCGCGTTCGTCGGGCCCGAGGGAATCCAGGGCACATACCGCAAGGTGCATCTCGGGTCGCTCCCGTGGGTGACCGAGGGCGTCACGTTCCGCAACGGCACCGAGGTGCCCGTGTTCGAGACACGCTACGGACCCGTCGGCCTGCAGATCTGTTACGACTTCTGGTTCAATCCCGAGCTGACCCGGATCCTGTGCGCCAAGGGCGCCCGCATCATCCTGAACAGCTGCGGCACGTTCGCCGGGCCGGGCAAGCTCGACTACATGACGCAGACCACCTGCGTGCGCGCCCAGGAGAACCTGGCCTATGTCGCGAGCTCGAACCATGTCGGCGGTGAGGACGTCGGCAGTTCGTCCTACGCGGCGGGCAACGTCGACGGCGGTCGCGCCGCAGACATGCTCGGCCATTCCACGATCGCCGGACCGGCCTTCCCCCGCTTCAGCCGCGTCCTCGCCCAGGCCGGGGGTGACGGCGAGGAGATCGTCGCCGCCACGGTGAGCTTCGAGCAGCTCCACCGCTGGGAGCCGATCTTCCCCTGGCGCGACTGGCGAGCCACCCACCAGCAGGGCGTGAGCCAGCTCATCGCCGACGAGTTCGCCAAACTCGCCACATGA